The Rhinolophus ferrumequinum isolate MPI-CBG mRhiFer1 chromosome 21, mRhiFer1_v1.p, whole genome shotgun sequence region gaggccagagaggcagCCACGGGCTTCTGGATGGGGCAGATGGCAGGTGACAGGCTGGGAGGCACTGCTGAGCAGGGGAAGGTGGGCGGTGGGCATCTCGCCCTGCTCTTAGCCTCACAGCTGTTCTTGACACATGGGAGCTGAGAGCAGCCTCGGCAACAGGCTGAGGCTAAAGTCACAGAGGTGGGGAGGACAGGAGCTGCCCCCGCCTCACGGGAAACCAGCCCCCAGCAGAGGAAGAACCTGGCAGTGCCAGGCCCTCGGGATGCAATACTATGGGCAAGCGGAAGGCTGACACCACGCCTGTCAGATTCCAGAGCAGGGCTGATGCCTGGCCCTGCTATGCTAATGGCCACTGAAAAGCCAGCTCTTCCGAGACAGATCCAGGGCTGCGGGAGGGAGCTTTGCTATCTCATCCCTTCTCTTTAAGGCCTGGGCTCATGTTGTTGAttgaagaaagggagaagtaacATCTGTTGAGTGCCTGGTACCTTCCAGGTGGACTTTAGTGGCATAATTTAGGAATCAAGAGTGTGGACCTAGAATTCGGACCTGCCCCTTGCAGGCCGAGAGCCTCCACGCGCTCCTGTCATTTGTAACATCAGATAATAGTACCTGTATTGCTGACAGGTTGTGGGAACTAAACTAGTGagcttagtgcctggcacaaaagtGCTCAATAAAGCTGTGCTGATGCCGGCTCCCTTGTCACATGCCAGCCATAACTGCCCTGGTAGCCACGAACCCCCAGACTCACTGAAGACCTCTGGTTTGGGTACCCAGGCACCTAATTGTCTTCATAGCCTCCCAACTAGTCAAGTGTCTTCTTGTAGCAACTGCTTGCTACAGTTCAGAAATGGGAAATTGGCCTGAATTCAGGATCAGAGGGCTTTGGGAGGGAGTGGTCTCATTCCCCAACCTACCCCCTTTCCCCCAGGAAATTTAAGGACAGCTGTCCCCTTTTAAAGAGCCAGACGGAAGCCAAGTCTTCTGACCAAGTGTATCATGTTCGCCTTTTTCTAAGCTCTGCATCTCCTCCTCCAACACACTTGTGGCTCCCAGGAAAAAAGTGGTGTGGACCATGAGCTACTCAGTAAAGACAGGCGAGGAAAGCGCGACAGCGGCAGGAGGAAACAAGGTGGGATAGTAAAGAAGGTCCTACTTCTGAGACTAGTGACAAGGGCCTTGCCTGTGTCCCACCGGAAGGACAAGCTAGCATTGGGTGGACGGACACAGCTTGATCTTTGCTACACAGGCCCTTGTTTACGATGATTCAACATCTGTAGCCTCTGACACGGTCTGCTCCCTCCTCTCCGCTGCCAGGCCTTCTGCCCTCCCCTTGATAGTGCAGGACCCTTCCTTGGCCCCCCCCTCAGAGGGGCAGGGGGCATGGTGACTCAGCAGGAGGCTGGGAAGCCAGGCCAAGCCAGCTCTGAACCTGCAGGAGGCGTCCTTCCTGCCCCTACTTCCCACGGACTCACTTCTCCCCAGAATACATTCCTAGAGAAGGGACAGGCAGCCAAGAGCCTGGCCCAGGCGCAGGGTTGGCCCCTCCTCGGAGCCGGCAGCAGCAGGCTCAGCTCCACGTTGGGCTTTTAATTATCTTTCCAGTTCTTGGTTATTAATGATCTTGGGCACTGAGCGGAGCAGCCTGAACCTTGTGACTCCTCAGCCTCACCTGCTGCAGCCTTCTCTCCCAGAGCTGCACTCAGACCCAGGGAGGATGCGGGGTCAGGGGCTGGTGGCCAACAGTTAACCCTCTTGCCACCAATGGCTGTAACCAAGCAAGCTCCCTTCCAGGGTGCTGGCTTCTAGCTCTCAGCTAGACTCATACTCACCAGCTAAGATTGAGCCCCCTGACCGGGTCCATGAAACTCCATAGGACAGAGATTATGAAATTGACTGTAATGGACCGGGCCACTCATTTTGGGGGTAGTCAGGCTCTCCAGCCAAGAATGCAGGGGTATTAGCAATATCCCTTACTCTACCATTTCAGCtctaaaaactaaacaaaaaaacttcTAGTATTCATGGCCCAGCCCAGCAGGGGAGCCTTGCAGAACTGAAGAGGGGACCAGCGAGGGCTGTGGAAGAAAAGCGCCCTGGGCGGCGGCTGCCCTCCCTGGCCTCCTCCCCATTATGCGGAGCTAATTTCTgccctgcttcacccaacttgtCAAGGATAGCAAGGCCTTGGGCTTTACACGCTGTGCGGTTAGAAGAAGGTCTGACGGCACCAATCACACACACTGTGCGAATGAATGGAAGAATGGGTACTTGCTTCACAGTCATTGTGGGAGCTAAATGTaatcacagatggggaaacattGAAAATTGTAAGCAAGAGCCATCAGGTCCATGGTTGATGACATGTGACAGAGAAAGGAGGTAGGTCTGGCAGCCCAGAGGGCGAATGGATGAAGGACTGAGACGCTGGCCGCTTCTCTAACCTCCTCTCCGAGGAGTCCCAGCACCAGCGAGGCTGTTGTGCCTGACGCTGGAAGCCACCTGTGCCAGGCTTCCAGAACCAGTGCAGCGTAGAGAATGCAGTCGGCCAGGGCCCAGGAGAGGCCAGCAGGCTCCCCACAGTAAACCTCCCTCTGCCGTTTCCACCATGACACTGTCAGGTTCCCAGATGGGCCCCTGGCAGGGCAGGACACCCATAGCCCCTGGCACCAGCCTCTCTTCAAGGAGACTGAAGGATGAACTTCACCACCAGAGCCCCCGTGCTGAGCACATTTGTCACATCCGGCACTAGGGTGGGCAGGAACTGGCGCTGAATACCAAGTGGCTTCTGCTGGCAGagccctctctctgcctcactgCCCAGATACTCGCCCAGAGGGAGCTGCCCGCCTGCTCTGGGTGGGCACTCTGCCTGGGATACTCCCATTGCCCACAGACTGTGATGTGCTCCCTCCAAGGATGAGGCAGCAGGATCAGTGGGTTGTAAAAGGTTTGTTTAATACCGCAGCACTCTGAGCAGAAACTCCAGCCAGTAGATCGAGGAGTGGCACAGCCCTGCCCTAACCCCGAGTTCCAGCCTCTGTGCTCCCACACCGAGCCCCCAGCCACCATGACCAGGAACTGGCTAACAGCAGGGCAGGGGACCCCACCGAGCCCTGTGACTCCAGGTTCAGTGGGAAGGGCTTTGCATGATAAGAAGACAGCAAGAACCGAGCCCACACCGGGATCTGAGGTTGCTGAGGTCACTGAACTGACCATGAAAGACACTGTCACGGGTCCCACGGCCAGGATTTCATGACAGAAGTCAGAAAAGTCCAAGCTTGCCTTCCCCATAACCCTGGCAGTGCCAGGTGGAGAATCCAGCTGGCCAGGAACCAGACTAACTGACACCTCACACTTCTGACTCCAAGCTGTTGATCCGCCTCCAACTGCAAGGTCCCAGGAAGCCGTGCCTCCCACAGGCCACGCTTCTGACCTCTTCCAGCCCCCCATTGTCCCTGCAGCCTGTGCTCAGCCCCAGAGTCCTGCCCCTGTGCCTTGGAGGCCCCCAGTCCCCAGCGAGCCAGGGGCTGTGGCTGGCacagggtgggagatgagggcagaCAGCCCTCCAGCAAAGTGGCAGGTGGGTATGGGTGTGGAAGCTGGTATGCTGTCTGTGTGGCCAGGCGGGGACCTCTGCCCACACGCCCTCTTGACAGGCCTCCCTGTAAGTTGGCAGCCGCATCGACTGCGCCTGCGCCAAGCTCCCACAGGACAGGTGGGCACACCCTGTAGGTAGCGAGCTGGGCCGGCCGAAGGCCTCGGCCACCGAGCTGGGCAGGGAAGAGTGGCGTGCGCGCGGGCCCCGGGCCCAAGCGGCGTGCAGCAGGGCTTCTCTCCGAGCCAGCTGCTCTGGCCCCAGCAGGGGCAGGTCCTCGGGCTCCGGGGGCTCTGGGAAGAGCGGGAGGAAGGGGCGTCCCAATCGGTCGGCTCTAGGGAAGGAGCTATAGTGGCAGCGTTTGGGCGACAGGGGGCGCTCCGGGAGCGCGCGCCTCTCAGAAGCCAAGAGGTGCCGTCCGCCGCGCCAGGTCCGCAACGGCCACTTCGCCTCCCAGGCCCGCCGGCCCGACACCCGGGAGACGTCGGTCAGGGGCGACCCTGGCGTCACGGGGCGTCCCAGGGGACGCGGGGCCCTGTGCCCCAGCGCGGCGTGGCCCCTGCCTGGTGGACCCCAACCCTTGGGGGTCGGGTCGGGGGGCGGGCCAGGCGTGGGCGGCCGAGGGCCGCGGCAGGCGGGCGGCGGGGGCGCGCGGCGGCTGCCCCAGTTCTCAATGGTGCGCGTGGCGCGGTCCAGAGAGCTGCTCACGCCCGCCGTAGTCACCATGTCGCGCGCCGCCTGCAGCATCTTCAGCACGCTGGCCTGGGCCGAACTGGTCGTGAGGTCGGGGCTGGGTGGCCGCGCAGGGCTGGCCAGACTCTGCACTCCGCTGAAGCAGCTGTAGATGCCCTGGGCAGCAGGGAGGACACACGCTATGAGCTGTAGCCTCCTCTCGGGGCCCGCCCACCTCCGATGGTGTCGGAGGCACCATCCCAGACACCTCTAAGTCCTAGGGCGCGGTTCACATGTGTTAAGCGCCgcctacgtgccaggcactgtgctgatgGGAGTCTACCGAGCAGCTACGTGAGACTCCAAGAGGTTAACTCcttctaaagtcacacagcttgtgcATGGCAGGGAGGATTCCAGTCGGCGTCGGCCTGGCTGCAGAGCTGCCCTGCCTGTAGGAGAAGGGCTCTGCTTCTCTTTGGCTGTGTGATGCTGGCCATGCCACCTCTCGGGCCCTCGGTTTTTACATGTGTCACCGGGGCCATGGCTAGCTCTGACTTATCTGGGTTGGTGCCCCTAAAGCTGGTGCTGTCTAGGGTGGGGCGGGCACCTACCCTGCTGAAGGCCAGCAGGAAGTCCAGCCGGGACGTGTTGGGCACTGAGTGACGCAGTTTCCAGTAGACCAGGTGCTCCCAGGCAAAGACCAGCAGCGCCAGCCCCATGGCCACGAGCAGCATGTAGAACACGCCGGCCATGTTGTCAATATCCAGCTTGCTGCTCATCACCTCATTCTTCTCATTCTGGCAGATCCCTGACAGCCACACTGTCTCCAGCTTCTGTGTCTCCCCTGGGGGGGCATACCTGGCTCAGGAGGGACCCTCCCAATGCTCACCCAAGGCTTGAGCGAGGTAGGGTCTGGAGCCAGGGTGCCACCCTTTGTAGGACCCCACAGGGCACGATGGGTGTGGAGGGTGTCAAtgagcagaaagaaaggaaagcagagtgGGGGCTCGGGTGGGCGATGCCAGCCTTCGACATACCCACTCCCACGTGCCCCTTAGAAGCTTGCTGACTGGGTAAATGTTATCATTCTTTTATTCGTCTAACACGTATCGATCCCCTACATGCCAGGCACGGAGCTGGGCACACAGACTGAAGGCCTGGGCCCCGAGGAGGCCACAAGCCCCTTCACTGTCATCACCATTGTTACTCTATGGTACTGATGCGAAATCAGACCATTACTTATCTAATAGGGTTGGAACTCGAAACTCAAAGCTCTTCTGCATTTTGGGGGCAGGCCCAGCAGGACCCCTCACACAGGCAAGCCTGGGCCCAGGCTCTGACTGGGCAGGCCCTTGGCACTACCCCAGGTAATCTCAaggtggaaaaagagaaaaaggagttcAACGCCCCCTCAACCCCCACCATGTGGCCTGAGCTCGTCCTGTCTTCCTGGCCTTCAGGAACCCCCAGTCCTATTTCCGACTCCCTCCTGGCAAACTCATCTTGTCTCATCAGGTCTCCCCCTTCAaatgcccccacacacacacactgccccaaCCTCTCACCCCACAGACCTCTCCCTGCCCACAGGCCCTGGGGGCTCAGGACGGTGAGCTGCTCAGCAGCCATCGGGCAGCCGTCTGACCATGGGCCCTCCCCCAGCAGCAGCACCCACCGTCCCCCAGGAACTGCAGGAGCGCCAGGTCTATGGCCCGCTTCCAGTGGGAGTCCTTCTGCATGGCGATGCCGTAGCCGGTAGTGGCAAAGACCTTGCCAGAGCCAATGGTGACCAGCTTGCAGCCTTCGTCCTTGCCCGCCATGTAGTTGAGAACAGCAGCATCATAGATGAAGGCGTCCAGCTTCCTAGGGACAGGCGGAGCCCTCAGGCCAGGGATCACGTGGGGTAGGGACACCAAACCTGGGGCCTACTGGGATCTGGGCCACATGAGCCCGCTGGGCAGCAcccaggagggagggatgggCAGAGCCTTCTCTGGTTCCCTTGGGTCCTGGATGCAGAGAAGAGCCCCTCTCATAGCTTGGGGACCCCAcctcctcctcagagaggccaggGGACTCTGCCCCCAGAGGACACACCCTCTCTGCCCAACCCTCCTTGCCCCTAAGACCCTAAAAAGGTCACAGCTACCACCTCGGGCAAAGCTGAACCTGGTCAACACCACAGCTGCACCTCCGGATCGCATGGTGGGGCTCCATTTTTGCTGCAAGCTTCACTCTGCCCTAAGACCTCCTCCCCCCTTGCCCCCAGGAGACCCACCAGGAGTCTCCCCAGGACAGCCCAGCCTCACTGTCCCCACCTTGGGTTTCTCAGGAAGGGACAGAGCGGAGGCTGGTCACCAGGGAGACATGTGAGTAGAGACAGAAGGTACGTGCAGGGCTGACCCACCCCATCTTGAGGCTGGTGAGTGCGTCCTCCACCGAGCGCTGGTTGAACTTGACCATGTGACTGTGCATGTCACGGTAGTTGCTGCGGATGTTCCGCTCTGTGCTGCCATTGGGCACGGTGCCGAAGCGGAAGGGTGGGTATTGATCCTGAGGCCGCTGAAACTGCAGACAGAGGGCAGCGCCATTTGTGACCCTTCGCCCAACCTTCCGGGCATTGTCTCAccccgaccccacccccacagtctGCACTTGCATAGTGAGAGCAGAATGACCTTAGATTCTGTCCAGGCCACTCCTGTGTTACAAATGGGGAAACGGAGGCCACGGTAAGGAGAGACTTACCCAGGGCCGTTCATTCAGGGGACCTGGGCCGTCTcgccccactcccagcccccgcctccccagctccttccTCCTCCGGCCTCCAATTCAAATTCTACTGACTCCAATTGTCCTGTGTCCCACCCAAGACCTGTTCCTGCCCTTGGTCTCCCCAGCTGTGGCCCTAGAACCTTCTTGTCACTGAGCCCAGACACGGTGTCGATGTACTGCTCCTGAATCATGAAGGCGGCCAAATTGGCGGTGTAGCTGGCGAGGAAGATGACGGCGAAGAAGGCCCACACCAGAACCATGATCTTGCTGGTGGTGCCCCGGGGGTTCTCGATGGGCACCGAGTTGTTGAAGACCAGCGCCCACAGCAGCCACACAGACTTGCCAATGGTGAAGGACGGGCCCCCGGACTCTGGGGGCGAGAGAATAGACGCTGGGGCTCCTCTTGTCCAGAACACAGGGGCTCAGACCTCAGCCCACCCGACTCCACAGCTCCTATCCCCACTCTGCCTACGTGGGGACCCCCTCCCAGGCCGTCCCCACTCCAGGGCAAATCAACTCACCTTGTTTCTCTCTCGTGCATCTGATTCCCCGCCCTATGTTGTGAAAAGGCTCTGGCCTTCTCCAAAGGGCCCCTGGGGCCCTGACCCCACTCCTCCGGGTGCTCCCACCCAGCTTCCTCCTCCCAGGCCCCGGGGAGAGCTCACTCTTGCCGCTGGTGAGGTTCTGGTTGTAGCTGACGGGGCTGAAGTACTCAAACATGAAGACGGTGATGGCCACCACGGTGAGGCACATGACAAACATCATCACCCACACGGAGGGGCTGTAGGGTTCTGGGAACAGAGGGAGGGGCTCAGAGGCCTCCACGCTGCTCCTCTCACCCACAGCCCAGAGAGCTGGGTGCAGAGAGATGGGTCTGTGTGGTCAAAGTAGGGCCCATTGGCCCCATGGACTGAGCAGAGCTGCAGAGCCCCAggagagcccccacccccaggggaggTCAGGCCCTCCAGCATTTTTGGTCTCCCCCTCACATCTGCCCTGGGACAGGGTCCCATCAGCCCATCCTAGGACCTCCCTTCCACTTCACTCCTCCCCTGGCTCTCAttcaccttctctcccctccacTTCCTTTCACAGAAAGGTCTACACCCACACTCCTTCCCCGTCTCCCATCCCCCTGCCTCTATCCGGTTTCCCTCTCCACCCCTTGAGCCTAAGCCCACATATCAGCAAGCCCAAGGActtttctccatcctcctctccctgctcacCAGCAAGCCCTGCCGACCACACCCCTGTTCTGGAACTCCCATGCCTGGCCTGGCATGGATGCGCTGCTTTGTTCTGCCTGGAATCATAGCCTCTGAGGCCAAGTCTTGCTCCTCAAGCTACTGACACAGAAACCGAGGCCCGAGGAGCTGGGAGACTGTGCTGAGGTCTCTGACAAGTGGTTTCAGTCTCCCTGACTAAGGTCAGCACTTGCTTATTTGAGAAGATGCCCATCTATGAAGTGGAGTTTTGCTGTCTTCCCTGTGGCTGAGGAGCCctgctcagagaggttcagtgccTTCCCAAAAGCCACACAGCAGAAAGGAGCAGAGCCGGGATTCCCTCCTCTAGCCCATACTCACCGCTCTCTGTTCAACCCCACATTGCAAGTCCCAACTTGACCTCCCGACTGGACGCTCTGGGAAGGCCAGGACCTTTTGCGGGGCCTGGCACAAGGGGCTGCCCTACAAATGTTGACTTCCTAATCAAGTCAGAAACTAGCACCATTTCCCATGCTCTGGGTGAGCTACCCCAATTCCCCAAGGAGCTTCTTCCCCTGTGCTGCTGCCCAGCCCACGAGGCACGTCCTGAAGCCAGCCTGCCTTACTGGTTTCCTCGTCCCTCAAAATGGCATCACCGTTTATCCCACTCCCCGTCTGTCCCCACCCTTACTCAATGCCCAGGCTCAGAAGTACCCATGGCTGCTGTGCTTGCTCTCTGAGGGCCCACGCCAAGCTCCCCAGCTCAACCCAAGCTCCAGCATGCACATTGTGGgtccctctgcctgccccagAGCCATCCCTGCCCACCCGAGCCGCACCCAGAAAGGCTGAGGGGGACACGGTGC contains the following coding sequences:
- the GRIN2C gene encoding glutamate receptor ionotropic, NMDA 2C isoform X2 yields the protein MGGALGPALLLASLLGAWAGLGPGQGEQTVTVAVVFGSSGPLQAQARTRLTPQSFLDLPLEIQPLTVGVNNTNPSSLLTQICGLLGAARVHGIVFEDNVGTEAVAQILDFISSQTHVPVLSISGGSAVVLTPKEPGSAFLQLGVSLEQQLRVLFKVLEEYDWSAFAVITSLHPGHGLFLEGVRAVADASHMGWRLLDVLTLELGPGGTRARTQRLLRQVDAPVLVAYCSREEAEVLFAEAAQAGLVGPGHVWLVPSLALGSTDAPPAVFPVGLISVVTESWRLSLRQKVRDGVAILALGAHGYQRQHGALPAPAGNCVSHPGPVSPAREAFYRHLLNVTWEGRDFSFSPGGYLVQPTMVVIALNRHRLWEMVGRWDRGILHMKYPVWPRYSASLQPVVDSRHLTVATLEERPFVIVESPDPGTGGCVPNTVPCRRQSNHTFSGDTAPYTKLCCKGFCIDILKKLARVVKFSYDLYLVTNGKHGKRVRGVWNGMIGEVYYKRADMAIGSLTINEERSEIVDFSVPFVETGISVMVARSNGTVSPSAFLEPYSPSVWVMMFVMCLTVVAITVFMFEYFSPVSYNQNLTSGKKSGGPSFTIGKSVWLLWALVFNNSVPIENPRGTTSKIMVLVWAFFAVIFLASYTANLAAFMIQEQYIDTVSGLSDKKFQRPQDQYPPFRFGTVPNGSTERNIRSNYRDMHSHMVKFNQRSVEDALTSLKMGKLDAFIYDAAVLNYMAGKDEGCKLVTIGSGKVFATTGYGIAMQKDSHWKRAIDLALLQFLGDGETQKLETVWLSGICQNEKNEVMSSKLDIDNMAGVFYMLLVAMGLALLVFAWEHLVYWKLRHSVPNTSRLDFLLAFSRGIYSCFSGVQSLASPARPPSPDLTTSSAQASVLKMLQAARDMVTTAGVSSSLDRATRTIENWGSRRAPPPPACRGPRPPTPGPPPDPTPKGWGPPGRGHAALGHRAPRPLGRPVTPGSPLTDVSRVSGRRAWEAKWPLRTWRGGRHLLASERRALPERPLSPKRCHYSSFPRADRLGRPFLPLFPEPPEPEDLPLLGPEQLARREALLHAAWARGPRARHSSLPSSVAEAFGRPSSLPTGCAHLSCGSLAQAQSMRLPTYREACQEGVWAEVPAWPHRQHTSFHTHTHLPLCWRAVCPHLPPCASHSPWLAGDWGPPRHRGRTLGLSTGCRDNGGLEEVRSVACGRHGFLGPCSWRRINSLESEV
- the GRIN2C gene encoding glutamate receptor ionotropic, NMDA 2C isoform X4 — encoded protein: MGGALGPALLLASLLGAWAGLGPGQGEQTVTVAVVFGSSGPLQAQARTRLTPQSFLDLPLEIQPLTVGVNNTNPSSLLTQICGLLGAARVHGIVFEDNVGTEAVAQILDFISSQTHVPVLSISGGSAVVLTPKEPGSAFLQLGVSLEQQLRVLFKVLEEYDWSAFAVITSLHPGHGLFLEGVRAVADASHMGWRLLDVLTLELGPGGTRARTQRLLRQVDAPVLVAYCSREEAEVLFAEAAQAGLVGPGHVWLVPSLALGSTDAPPAVFPVGLISVVTESWRLSLRQKVRDGVAILALGAHGYQRQHGALPAPAGNCVSHPGPVSPAREAFYRHLLNVTWEGRDFSFSPGGYLVQPTMVVIALNRHRLWEMVGRWDRGILHMKYPVWPRYSASLQPVVDSRHLTVATLEERPFVIVESPDPGTGGCVPNTVPCRRQSNHTFSSGDTAPYTKLCCKGFCIDILKKLARVVKFSYDLYLVTNGKHGKRVRGVWNGMIGEVYYKRADMAIGSLTINEERSEIVDFSVPFVETGISVMVARSNGTVSPSAFLEPYSPSVWVMMFVMCLTVVAITVFMFEYFSPVSYNQNLTSGKKSGGPSFTIGKSVWLLWALVFNNSVPIENPRGTTSKIMVLVWAFFAVIFLASYTANLAAFMIQEQYIDTVSGLSDKKFQRPQDQYPPFRFGTVPNGSTERNIRSNYRDMHSHMVKFNQRSVEDALTSLKMGKLDAFIYDAAVLNYMAGKDEGCKLVTIGSGKVFATTGYGIAMQKDSHWKRAIDLALLQFLGDGETQKLETVWLSGICQNEKNEVMSSKLDIDNMAGVFYMLLVAMGLALLVFAWEHLVYWKLRHSVPNTSRLDFLLAFSRGIYSCFSGVQSLASPARPPSPDLTTSSAQASVLKMLQAARDMVTTAGVSSSLDRATRTIENWGSRRAPPPPACRGPRPPTPGPPPDPTPKGWGPPGRGHAALGHRAPRPLGRPVTPGSPLTDVSRVSGRRAWEAKWPLRTWRGGRHLLASERRALPERPLSPKRCHYSSFPRADRLGRPFLPLFPEPPEPEDLPLLGPEQLARREALLHAAWARGPRARHSSLPSSVAEAFGRPSSLPTGCAHLSCGSLAQAQSMRLPTYREACQEGVWAEVPAWPHRQHTSFHTHTHLPLCWRAVCPHLPPCASHSPWLAGDWGPPRHRGRTLGLSTGCRDNGGLEEVRSVACGRHGFLGPCSWRRINSLESEV
- the GRIN2C gene encoding glutamate receptor ionotropic, NMDA 2C isoform X1, producing MHRTGGGRRGLWALAQRPFLPDPPVDMGGALGPALLLASLLGAWAGLGPGQGEQTVTVAVVFGSSGPLQAQARTRLTPQSFLDLPLEIQPLTVGVNNTNPSSLLTQICGLLGAARVHGIVFEDNVGTEAVAQILDFISSQTHVPVLSISGGSAVVLTPKEPGSAFLQLGVSLEQQLRVLFKVLEEYDWSAFAVITSLHPGHGLFLEGVRAVADASHMGWRLLDVLTLELGPGGTRARTQRLLRQVDAPVLVAYCSREEAEVLFAEAAQAGLVGPGHVWLVPSLALGSTDAPPAVFPVGLISVVTESWRLSLRQKVRDGVAILALGAHGYQRQHGALPAPAGNCVSHPGPVSPAREAFYRHLLNVTWEGRDFSFSPGGYLVQPTMVVIALNRHRLWEMVGRWDRGILHMKYPVWPRYSASLQPVVDSRHLTVATLEERPFVIVESPDPGTGGCVPNTVPCRRQSNHTFSSGDTAPYTKLCCKGFCIDILKKLARVVKFSYDLYLVTNGKHGKRVRGVWNGMIGEVYYKRADMAIGSLTINEERSEIVDFSVPFVETGISVMVARSNGTVSPSAFLEPYSPSVWVMMFVMCLTVVAITVFMFEYFSPVSYNQNLTSGKKSGGPSFTIGKSVWLLWALVFNNSVPIENPRGTTSKIMVLVWAFFAVIFLASYTANLAAFMIQEQYIDTVSGLSDKKFQRPQDQYPPFRFGTVPNGSTERNIRSNYRDMHSHMVKFNQRSVEDALTSLKMGKLDAFIYDAAVLNYMAGKDEGCKLVTIGSGKVFATTGYGIAMQKDSHWKRAIDLALLQFLGDGETQKLETVWLSGICQNEKNEVMSSKLDIDNMAGVFYMLLVAMGLALLVFAWEHLVYWKLRHSVPNTSRLDFLLAFSRGIYSCFSGVQSLASPARPPSPDLTTSSAQASVLKMLQAARDMVTTAGVSSSLDRATRTIENWGSRRAPPPPACRGPRPPTPGPPPDPTPKGWGPPGRGHAALGHRAPRPLGRPVTPGSPLTDVSRVSGRRAWEAKWPLRTWRGGRHLLASERRALPERPLSPKRCHYSSFPRADRLGRPFLPLFPEPPEPEDLPLLGPEQLARREALLHAAWARGPRARHSSLPSSVAEAFGRPSSLPTGCAHLSCGSLAQAQSMRLPTYREACQEGVWAEVPAWPHRQHTSFHTHTHLPLCWRAVCPHLPPCASHSPWLAGDWGPPRHRGRTLGLSTGCRDNGGLEEVRSVACGRHGFLGPCSWRRINSLESEV
- the GRIN2C gene encoding glutamate receptor ionotropic, NMDA 2C isoform X3, whose translation is MHRTGGGRRGLWALAQRPFLPDPPVDMGGALGPALLLASLLGAWAGLGPGQGEQTVTVAVVFGSSGPLQAQARTRLTPQSFLDLPLEIQPLTVGVNNTNPSSLLTQICGLLGAARVHGIVFEDNVGTEAVAQILDFISSQTHVPVLSISGGSAVVLTPKEPGSAFLQLGVSLEQQLRVLFKVLEEYDWSAFAVITSLHPGHGLFLEGVRAVADASHMGWRLLDVLTLELGPGGTRARTQRLLRQVDAPVLVAYCSREEAEVLFAEAAQAGLVGPGHVWLVPSLALGSTDAPPAVFPVGLISVVTESWRLSLRQKVRDGVAILALGAHGYQRQHGALPAPAGNCVSHPGPVSPAREAFYRHLLNVTWEGRDFSFSPGGYLVQPTMVVIALNRHRLWEMVGRWDRGILHMKYPVWPRYSASLQPVVDSRHLTVATLEERPFVIVESPDPGTGGCVPNTVPCRRQSNHTFSSGDTAPYTKLCCKGFCIDILKKLARVVKFSYDLYLVTNGKHGKRVRGVWNGMIGEVYYKRADMAIGSLTINEERSEIVDFSVPFVETEPYSPSVWVMMFVMCLTVVAITVFMFEYFSPVSYNQNLTSGKKSGGPSFTIGKSVWLLWALVFNNSVPIENPRGTTSKIMVLVWAFFAVIFLASYTANLAAFMIQEQYIDTVSGLSDKKFQRPQDQYPPFRFGTVPNGSTERNIRSNYRDMHSHMVKFNQRSVEDALTSLKMGKLDAFIYDAAVLNYMAGKDEGCKLVTIGSGKVFATTGYGIAMQKDSHWKRAIDLALLQFLGDGETQKLETVWLSGICQNEKNEVMSSKLDIDNMAGVFYMLLVAMGLALLVFAWEHLVYWKLRHSVPNTSRLDFLLAFSRGIYSCFSGVQSLASPARPPSPDLTTSSAQASVLKMLQAARDMVTTAGVSSSLDRATRTIENWGSRRAPPPPACRGPRPPTPGPPPDPTPKGWGPPGRGHAALGHRAPRPLGRPVTPGSPLTDVSRVSGRRAWEAKWPLRTWRGGRHLLASERRALPERPLSPKRCHYSSFPRADRLGRPFLPLFPEPPEPEDLPLLGPEQLARREALLHAAWARGPRARHSSLPSSVAEAFGRPSSLPTGCAHLSCGSLAQAQSMRLPTYREACQEGVWAEVPAWPHRQHTSFHTHTHLPLCWRAVCPHLPPCASHSPWLAGDWGPPRHRGRTLGLSTGCRDNGGLEEVRSVACGRHGFLGPCSWRRINSLESEV